A single window of Eucalyptus grandis isolate ANBG69807.140 chromosome 1, ASM1654582v1, whole genome shotgun sequence DNA harbors:
- the LOC104421178 gene encoding type I inositol polyphosphate 5-phosphatase 10 isoform X2, with product MKFFKSVIHQTYMFWDASFQEIVPLNAGNVLVIEDTEPAVKWLTLINQSLNKPHNAAYRGLRASPTMTGSLFFPKPSLKKISKIFRTESRRRLKACNCPTDLERKNSKDICFRCQQPSIGEDDISSEEEDDGTNGFEMVDISASAVGNQMKYGLVAIKQMVGIFVTVWIRRELIQHVSHLRISCTSRGIMGCLGNKGCISVSMLFHQTSFCFICSHLASGEKEGDELRRNSDVVEILRNTQFAKICRVPNSRIPTKILEHDRVIWLGDLNYRISLSYSETKRLMDRKAWDALLNKDQLKIEREAGRVFKGWKEQKIKFEPTYKFSYNSDAYAGENVRSKDKRRTPAWCDRILCHGNGIRQDSYFRGESRFSDHRPVCSEFLVDVVVTEAGSRRVPSGPNMKVGAEELLPPIGRYLSIQNEFGVNSIPLQG from the exons atgaaattcttcaagtccgtgatccatcagacatatatgttTTGGG ATGCCAGTTTTCAGGAAATCGTCCCATTGAATGCTGGGAATGTGCTTGTGATTGAAGACACTGAACCTGCAGTGAAGTGGCTAACATTGATAAATCAGTCACTCAACAAACCGCATAATGCTGCTTACAGAGGACTGAGAGCTAGCCCCACTATGACTGGTTCGCTTTTCTTCCCAAAGCCTTCCCTTAAGAAGATCAGTAAAATTTTTAGGACAGAGAGTAGAAGGCGGCTCAAGGCTTGCAATTGTCCAACTGATTTGGAGAGGAAAAACAGTAAAGATATCTGCTTTCGGTGTCAACAGCCAAGTATAGGTGAGGACGACATCTCTTcagaggaggaagatgatggaACAAACGGTTTTGAGATGGTGGATATTTCAGCTTCTGCTGTCGGTAATCAGATGAAGTACGGTCTCGTAGCAATCAAGCAGATGGTTGGAATTTTTGTCACGGTATGGATAAGGAGAGAGCTCATACAGCACGTAAGCCATTTAAGAATCTCGTGCACTAGCCGTGGGATCATGGGATGTCTCGGTAATAAG GGCTGCATTTCAGTTAGTATGTTATTCCATCAGACGAGCTTTTGCTTTATATGCAGTCACCTGGCATCTGGGGAAAAGGAAGGTGACGAGCTCAGGAGAAATTCGGACGTGGTAGAAATTCTCAGGAACACTCAGTTCGCAAAAATATGCAGAGTCCCTAACAGCAGGATACCGACGAAAATATTAGAACACGA CCGGGTCATTTGGTTGGGCGACTTGAATTACCGAATATCTTTGAGCTATTCTGAGACTAAAAGGCTCATGGACCGGAAAGCATGGGATGCACTGCTCAACAAAGATCAG TTGAAGATTGAAAGGGAGGCGGGCCGAGTTTTCAAGGGATGGAAGGAGCAGAAGATCAAATTTGAGCCTACTTACAAGTTCTCATACAATTCAGATGCCTATGCAGGAGAGAACGTGAGATCAAAGGATAAAAGGAGAACTCCGGCATG GTGCGACCGAATACTATGCCATGGAAATGGGATACGGCAAGATTCTTACTTTCGAGGAGAGTCCCGGTTTTCGGATCACCGTCCGGTTTGCTCGGAATTTTTGGTGGATGTTGTAGTTACTGAGGCTGGATCAAGGAGAGTGCCATCCGGCCCTAACATGAAGGTTGGAGCTGAAGAACTTCTACCTCCGATCGGTAGATATCTGTCGATACAAAAC GAATTCGGGGTCAATAGCATCCCTCTTCAAGGTTGA
- the LOC104421178 gene encoding type I inositol polyphosphate 5-phosphatase 10 isoform X1, with product MNPEVIKKKSFSKKVMGMKNWIGTKLKRKLSDSPDQQRGSVLESSCLGAIGGMSIDRNVQPFRVFVATWNVGGKSPHGSLNLDEILQVRDPSDIYVLGFQEIVPLNAGNVLVIEDTEPAVKWLTLINQSLNKPHNAAYRGLRASPTMTGSLFFPKPSLKKISKIFRTESRRRLKACNCPTDLERKNSKDICFRCQQPSIGEDDISSEEEDDGTNGFEMVDISASAVGNQMKYGLVAIKQMVGIFVTVWIRRELIQHVSHLRISCTSRGIMGCLGNKGCISVSMLFHQTSFCFICSHLASGEKEGDELRRNSDVVEILRNTQFAKICRVPNSRIPTKILEHDRVIWLGDLNYRISLSYSETKRLMDRKAWDALLNKDQLKIEREAGRVFKGWKEQKIKFEPTYKFSYNSDAYAGENVRSKDKRRTPAWCDRILCHGNGIRQDSYFRGESRFSDHRPVCSEFLVDVVVTEAGSRRVPSGPNMKVGAEELLPPIGRYLSIQNEFGVNSIPLQG from the exons ATGAATCCAGAGGTGATCAAGAAGAAG TCATTCTCTAAGAAAGTTATGGGCATGAAGAATTGGATTGGAACGAAGTTGAAGAGGAAGTTAAGCGACTCCCCCG ATCAACAGCGGGGTTCGGTACTTGAGAGTTCTTGTCTTGGGGCCATCGGGGGAATGTCGATAGATCGAAATGTTCAGCCCTTCAG GGTTTTTGTAGCAACATGGAATGTTGGAGGCAAATCTCCTCATGGAAGCCTCAATTTagatgaaattcttcaagtccgtgatccatcagacatatatgttTTGGG TTTTCAGGAAATCGTCCCATTGAATGCTGGGAATGTGCTTGTGATTGAAGACACTGAACCTGCAGTGAAGTGGCTAACATTGATAAATCAGTCACTCAACAAACCGCATAATGCTGCTTACAGAGGACTGAGAGCTAGCCCCACTATGACTGGTTCGCTTTTCTTCCCAAAGCCTTCCCTTAAGAAGATCAGTAAAATTTTTAGGACAGAGAGTAGAAGGCGGCTCAAGGCTTGCAATTGTCCAACTGATTTGGAGAGGAAAAACAGTAAAGATATCTGCTTTCGGTGTCAACAGCCAAGTATAGGTGAGGACGACATCTCTTcagaggaggaagatgatggaACAAACGGTTTTGAGATGGTGGATATTTCAGCTTCTGCTGTCGGTAATCAGATGAAGTACGGTCTCGTAGCAATCAAGCAGATGGTTGGAATTTTTGTCACGGTATGGATAAGGAGAGAGCTCATACAGCACGTAAGCCATTTAAGAATCTCGTGCACTAGCCGTGGGATCATGGGATGTCTCGGTAATAAG GGCTGCATTTCAGTTAGTATGTTATTCCATCAGACGAGCTTTTGCTTTATATGCAGTCACCTGGCATCTGGGGAAAAGGAAGGTGACGAGCTCAGGAGAAATTCGGACGTGGTAGAAATTCTCAGGAACACTCAGTTCGCAAAAATATGCAGAGTCCCTAACAGCAGGATACCGACGAAAATATTAGAACACGA CCGGGTCATTTGGTTGGGCGACTTGAATTACCGAATATCTTTGAGCTATTCTGAGACTAAAAGGCTCATGGACCGGAAAGCATGGGATGCACTGCTCAACAAAGATCAG TTGAAGATTGAAAGGGAGGCGGGCCGAGTTTTCAAGGGATGGAAGGAGCAGAAGATCAAATTTGAGCCTACTTACAAGTTCTCATACAATTCAGATGCCTATGCAGGAGAGAACGTGAGATCAAAGGATAAAAGGAGAACTCCGGCATG GTGCGACCGAATACTATGCCATGGAAATGGGATACGGCAAGATTCTTACTTTCGAGGAGAGTCCCGGTTTTCGGATCACCGTCCGGTTTGCTCGGAATTTTTGGTGGATGTTGTAGTTACTGAGGCTGGATCAAGGAGAGTGCCATCCGGCCCTAACATGAAGGTTGGAGCTGAAGAACTTCTACCTCCGATCGGTAGATATCTGTCGATACAAAAC GAATTCGGGGTCAATAGCATCCCTCTTCAAGGTTGA